A DNA window from Paraclostridium bifermentans contains the following coding sequences:
- a CDS encoding SEC-C domain-containing protein has translation MLGRNELCPCGSGKKYKKCCLNKDVVSERASRKIVLSQKQYSQLYSKLYEYSRQPKFKEEYKKAQEMFYILDDENVNGKFESFFNTYFIQDHIMENKKVITVDFFEENKNSLTKPEVDILKSLFESYVSVYVIKEKLEDRILLKDAITGDEIYTEDINLLNGFNQGDCIIARIVEVGESHLLLDVTVSISDAVKDVIVNDINHFFSQYEDLYKDIKTFLIYHTHILYKYIQQLLDPNIAEYLKEQKDVKAKKQEEVKEMIDENECSVSALLKAQVESDILENCLEFWNEYKAKNSEIKGSENGWAAAVEYHIKKENGQTVTQSQISKKYDISPSTLGKRHKDLKM, from the coding sequence GTGTTAGGGAGAAACGAGTTATGCCCATGCGGAAGCGGGAAAAAATATAAAAAATGCTGTTTAAATAAAGATGTTGTGTCGGAGAGAGCTAGTAGAAAAATTGTACTTTCACAAAAACAATATTCACAACTGTACTCAAAACTATATGAATATTCAAGACAGCCAAAGTTTAAAGAAGAGTATAAAAAAGCACAAGAAATGTTTTATATATTAGATGATGAAAATGTAAATGGTAAGTTTGAAAGCTTCTTTAATACATACTTTATACAAGACCATATAATGGAAAATAAAAAAGTTATAACTGTAGACTTTTTTGAAGAAAATAAAAATAGTTTAACTAAGCCAGAAGTAGATATACTAAAAAGCTTATTTGAATCTTATGTAAGTGTGTATGTTATAAAAGAAAAGTTAGAAGATAGAATCTTATTAAAAGATGCTATAACAGGAGATGAAATATACACTGAAGATATAAACCTATTAAACGGATTTAATCAAGGTGACTGTATAATAGCTAGAATAGTTGAAGTAGGAGAATCTCATCTATTATTAGATGTTACAGTAAGTATATCAGATGCTGTTAAGGACGTAATAGTAAATGATATAAATCATTTCTTTAGCCAATATGAAGATTTATATAAAGATATAAAAACTTTCTTAATATATCATACTCATATACTTTACAAGTACATTCAACAATTACTAGATCCTAACATAGCTGAATATCTTAAAGAGCAAAAAGACGTTAAAGCTAAAAAACAAGAAGAAGTTAAAGAAATGATTGATGAAAATGAATGTTCAGTTTCAGCTTTACTTAAAGCTCAAGTTGAAAGTGATATACTAGAAAACTGTTTAGAGTTTTGGAACGAATATAAAGCTAAAAATAGCGAAATAAAAGGTTCTGAAAATGGATGGGCAGCAGCAGTAGAATATCATATTAAGAAAGAAAATGGACAAACAGTAACTCAATCACAAATCTCTAAAAAATATGACATAAGTCCAAGTACTTTAGGTAAGAGACATAAAGACTTAAAAATGTAG
- a CDS encoding ATPase, giving the protein MDGKVRKMFPGGNTSKGFKSFFDYAIPKDVNRIFCMKGGPGVGKSSLMKKVAQEMISKGYDVDLYPCSSDPDSLDVIVIKKLGVVMLDATAPHIVDPKNPGAIDEILDLGRYWDRKAIELNKKDSIECNKEVSRFFQVGFKYFEAAAPIAYEIQSKNVDCMDFGKVNLLTANLLQSIFENVIPNGEYKEQIHLFGSALSPLGHVEYTDTILKDVNKIYYLEGDLGTGKSTLLDKVANKATENGLEVEIFHAPLLPEKIETILIKDLDLAITTSKLFKDKNLETLDLNSYMDTKKHDKYEDELSYSNKVLNDLVEYGLLNIKRAKQQHDLLEEYYVPNMNFSEVNKLKDIIIDRILEYK; this is encoded by the coding sequence ATGGATGGTAAAGTAAGAAAAATGTTTCCAGGTGGAAATACATCAAAAGGATTTAAATCATTTTTTGATTATGCAATTCCTAAAGATGTAAACAGAATCTTTTGTATGAAGGGAGGACCTGGAGTAGGGAAATCATCATTAATGAAAAAAGTTGCACAAGAGATGATTTCTAAAGGATACGATGTAGACTTATACCCATGTTCTTCTGATCCAGATTCATTAGATGTTATAGTTATAAAAAAACTAGGTGTTGTTATGCTAGATGCAACAGCTCCTCATATTGTAGATCCTAAAAATCCAGGAGCTATAGATGAAATTTTAGATTTAGGAAGATATTGGGATAGAAAAGCTATTGAATTGAATAAAAAAGACTCTATTGAGTGTAATAAAGAGGTAAGTAGATTCTTCCAAGTTGGATTTAAATATTTTGAAGCAGCGGCTCCGATAGCTTACGAAATACAATCTAAAAATGTAGATTGTATGGACTTTGGGAAAGTAAACTTGTTAACTGCAAATTTACTTCAATCAATATTTGAAAATGTAATTCCTAATGGTGAATATAAAGAACAAATACATTTATTTGGAAGTGCATTATCTCCTTTAGGTCATGTAGAATATACAGATACGATTCTGAAAGATGTAAATAAAATTTACTACCTAGAAGGAGATTTAGGTACGGGGAAATCAACTTTACTAGATAAAGTTGCAAATAAAGCTACAGAAAATGGTTTAGAGGTAGAAATATTCCATGCTCCACTATTACCAGAAAAAATAGAAACTATTTTAATTAAAGATTTAGACTTAGCTATAACAACTAGCAAATTATTTAAAGATAAAAACTTAGAAACTTTAGATTTAAATAGTTATATGGATACTAAAAAACATGATAAGTATGAAGATGAGTTAAGTTATAGTAATAAAGTTTTAAATGATTTAGTTGAATATGGATTGTTAAATATTAAAAGAGCAAAACAACAACATGACTTATTAGAAGAGTATTATGTTCCTAATATGAATTTCTCAGAAGTAAATAAATTAAAAGATATAATAATAGATAGAATTTTAGAATATAAATAA
- a CDS encoding type IV pilus biogenesis protein PilM, with protein sequence MIKIKTLTLEIKENTIKMLVIEKYFGYVKFINMKTFEFNQIDRNGLILDINKLSKIIKNELNNFKIPCRRISFAVQNESIINRNVKVINTGYKGDIKGLIAYELSEYLPINIKDYILKYNILKQEEDYLDVQAILMPISLMKSYRELAKSLKFKPISLSVNFDILNRLIYNEDVEIEGENNLILDIGRQYTNVNLIKNKLIINSYTLNNMDVYEFLNNEIENNYGKIYYYGFQNCELIKNLNTKFKLNKLFLKDAKQDELNNFINNIGLI encoded by the coding sequence GTGATAAAAATAAAAACATTAACTTTAGAGATAAAAGAAAATACAATTAAAATGCTTGTTATAGAAAAGTATTTTGGCTATGTTAAATTTATAAATATGAAAACTTTTGAGTTTAATCAAATAGACCGAAATGGATTGATTTTAGATATCAACAAGTTAAGTAAAATAATAAAAAATGAATTAAATAATTTTAAAATACCATGTAGAAGAATATCTTTTGCAGTTCAAAATGAAAGTATAATAAATAGGAATGTTAAAGTAATAAACACTGGGTACAAGGGTGATATAAAGGGGCTTATAGCATATGAGTTAAGTGAATATCTGCCTATAAATATTAAAGATTATATACTAAAGTACAACATATTAAAGCAAGAAGAAGATTACCTAGATGTACAGGCTATACTTATGCCAATATCCCTTATGAAAAGCTATAGAGAATTAGCTAAATCATTAAAATTTAAGCCTATAAGCTTAAGTGTTAATTTTGATATATTAAATAGACTTATATATAACGAAGATGTTGAAATAGAAGGAGAAAATAATTTGATTTTAGATATAGGAAGACAATACACCAATGTAAATTTAATAAAAAATAAACTTATTATAAACTCATACACGTTAAATAATATGGATGTATATGAGTTTTTGAATAATGAAATTGAAAATAATTATGGGAAAATATATTACTACGGGTTTCAAAACTGTGAACTTATAAAAAATTTAAATACAAAGTTTAAGCTAAATAAACTTTTTTTAAAAGATGCAAAACAAGATGAATTAAATAATTTTATTAATAATATAGGATTGATATAG
- a CDS encoding prepilin-type N-terminal cleavage/methylation domain-containing protein — translation MKIDKKIIMKKRRGFTLIELVIVVAILGVLSSIALVKFGDVEKNSKINADYVTANNIATAAKIAINSDVSEDEISIDYLVENNYLEGKPKVQSQKDKNFKVYTENEDIKVKVDGQTFYPKNEQE, via the coding sequence ATGAAAATAGATAAGAAGATAATTATGAAAAAAAGAAGAGGGTTCACATTAATAGAACTTGTAATTGTAGTTGCAATACTTGGAGTACTATCAAGCATTGCATTAGTCAAGTTTGGTGATGTTGAAAAAAACAGTAAGATAAATGCAGATTACGTTACGGCTAACAATATAGCTACAGCTGCAAAAATAGCGATTAATAGTGATGTATCTGAAGATGAAATTAGTATAGATTATTTAGTTGAAAATAATTATTTAGAAGGTAAGCCCAAAGTTCAAAGCCAAAAAGATAAAAACTTTAAAGTATATACAGAAAATGAAGATATAAAGGTGAAAGTAGACGGACAAACTTTTTATCCTAAAAACGAACAAGAATAA
- a CDS encoding type II secretion system F family protein has translation MSLYECIVYDKHGNRSRKKLSFDSEKELKVYAIEKNLKIANIKLIKNKNNKNLRDKDLSVLCNQLGMLISSGCEITHSLNTIQLNCSKKLKPILKSINYNLQKGNPISLSFKNSAKFSKFFINMVKAGEVSGKLDEILMNLSDYYKKEYEFKRKLILAMVYPIALILTCICVILFTLIYTVPKFQQSFIGSESNLPLTTKILINFSMNLRNHYKIIFLIVGAIIGLLIYMFKKEYKVRMYFDKKLFEFKLTRNIIQTIEVNKFIRCIYILISSGVQITKALDISCDVISNKYMAQKLNISKSLIQKGNSIAFSLDKSQVFPKIVISMIEVGEETGKMEHCLRNINTNYENNLDNLTSKIIKLIEPIIVLVLGLVIGTLLVFIMTPVFDAVTSFE, from the coding sequence ATGTCTCTATATGAGTGTATAGTATATGATAAGCATGGAAACAGATCAAGGAAAAAATTAAGTTTTGATTCAGAAAAAGAATTAAAAGTATATGCAATAGAAAAAAATTTGAAAATAGCAAATATAAAATTGATAAAAAATAAAAATAACAAAAATTTAAGAGACAAAGACCTATCTGTTTTATGTAATCAATTAGGGATGTTGATTTCATCTGGATGTGAAATTACACATTCTCTAAATACAATTCAATTAAATTGCAGTAAAAAATTAAAACCAATTCTAAAAAGTATAAATTATAATCTTCAAAAAGGAAACCCTATATCATTGTCATTTAAAAATTCAGCTAAGTTTTCCAAGTTTTTTATAAATATGGTTAAAGCAGGCGAAGTAAGTGGTAAATTAGATGAAATCTTAATGAATCTATCTGATTATTATAAAAAAGAATATGAATTTAAAAGAAAACTAATCTTGGCTATGGTATATCCTATAGCATTAATTCTTACATGTATATGTGTAATTTTGTTTACATTAATATATACTGTCCCTAAATTTCAACAATCATTTATTGGAAGTGAAAGTAACTTGCCTCTAACCACTAAGATTTTAATAAATTTTTCTATGAACTTAAGAAATCATTATAAAATAATTTTTTTAATAGTAGGTGCTATTATAGGACTTCTAATTTACATGTTTAAAAAAGAATATAAAGTTAGGATGTATTTTGATAAGAAGCTATTTGAATTTAAATTAACTAGAAATATTATTCAAACTATAGAAGTAAATAAATTCATAAGGTGTATATACATATTGATAAGTAGTGGAGTACAAATTACAAAGGCCCTAGATATATCTTGTGATGTAATAAGTAACAAATATATGGCACAAAAACTAAATATATCAAAAAGCTTAATTCAAAAAGGAAACAGCATAGCATTCTCATTAGATAAGTCACAAGTATTTCCTAAAATAGTTATATCTATGATAGAAGTAGGTGAAGAAACAGGTAAAATGGAACATTGCCTACGAAATATAAATACAAATTATGAAAATAATTTAGACAATTTAACTAGTAAAATAATTAAACTAATAGAACCTATTATTGTTTTAGTTTTAGGATTAGTTATAGGAACTTTACTAGTTTTTATAATGACGCCTGTATTTGATGCAGTAACTTCATTTGAATAA
- the yihA gene encoding ribosome biogenesis GTP-binding protein YihA/YsxC, protein MKIRSAEITMSAVNKSQYPEEGIPEIALVGRSNVGKSSTVNTLLNRRNFARTSQTPGKTRTINFYLINEEFYFVDLPGYGYAKLSKSEKEKWGVIMERYLQEREELCAICLLVDIRHEPSNEDKMMYDWIKHFGYDCVIVATKADKISRGQYQKHFNIIRKKLELSKEDKIFPISALKKTGVEELWAEVIKQYTHKGYEIRVD, encoded by the coding sequence ATGAAAATTAGAAGTGCTGAAATTACAATGAGCGCAGTTAACAAAAGTCAATACCCAGAAGAAGGTATACCAGAAATTGCATTAGTTGGAAGATCTAATGTTGGAAAATCATCGACAGTAAATACTTTATTAAACAGAAGAAATTTTGCAAGAACAAGTCAAACACCAGGAAAGACTAGAACTATAAATTTCTACCTAATAAATGAAGAGTTTTACTTTGTAGACTTACCAGGATACGGATATGCAAAGCTATCTAAATCTGAAAAAGAAAAATGGGGAGTTATAATGGAAAGATATTTACAAGAAAGAGAAGAGCTATGTGCTATTTGCCTACTTGTAGATATAAGACATGAACCTTCAAATGAAGATAAGATGATGTATGACTGGATAAAACACTTTGGATATGATTGTGTAATAGTTGCAACTAAAGCAGATAAAATATCTAGAGGACAATATCAAAAACATTTTAATATAATTAGAAAAAAATTAGAGTTATCAAAAGAAGATAAAATCTTCCCTATATCTGCACTTAAGAAAACAGGTGTTGAAGAATTATGGGCAGAGGTTATAAAACAATATACACACAAAGGCTATGAAATAAGAGTTGATTAA
- the lon gene encoding endopeptidase La, with translation MDKNYTIIERELPLIPLRGLAIFPYMILSFDVGREISLKALDEAMADDEMIFLTAQKDSSIDIPTEDDYYHTGTICKVKQLVKLPGEGVRVLVEGISRGTITEFVQDEPYIKVAIEEAVYDVESINEDKEVQATVRNVFDAFEEYINISNRVSPEILINLAEMDNENRFVDTIAANMFLKPDQKQAILDEFDIQARLELILRTLLEEIELLKIEKKIALKVKKSMNKVQKEYYLREQLKAIQKELGEDEDIDSETDEYRKKLHKMKASKETKEKISKEIDKFSKISPMAPDLAVSRTYLDTIFSLPWNKETKDKLDIKRAEEILNEEHYGLDKVKERIIEYLAIRQLSKSLKGPILCLVGPPGVGKTSIAKSIANSLDRKFVRISLGGVRDEAEIRGHRRTYVGALPGRIVNGLKEAKTKNPVFLLDEIDKMSSDFKGDPAAAMLEVLDPEQNKDFVDHYLEVPFDLSKILFVTTANTLSTIPRPLLDRMEIIEISGYIEEEKLNIAKKYLLPKQIKEHALKEEFIKIDDETMLEIISSYTREAGVRGLERTLGTICRKAARKYVEDESIEEIVVNKDNLEDYLGKQKVRHQVAGKEPEVGVVTGLAWTAVGGETLTTEVNVLKGKGQIVLTGKLGDVMKESAQTGISYIRSIADRFDINPNFYKENDIHIHLPEGAVPKDGPSAGITMALGVISALTNIPVRNNVAMTGEITLRGRVLAVGGVKEKLLAAHRAGITKVLLPQECEADLDEIPQKVKDEMEFVLVSHMDEVLEHALLRNGEKNEN, from the coding sequence ATGGATAAAAATTATACTATAATAGAACGTGAATTACCGTTAATCCCGCTAAGAGGATTGGCTATATTCCCATATATGATACTAAGCTTTGATGTAGGTAGAGAAATTTCTCTAAAGGCATTAGATGAAGCTATGGCTGATGATGAAATGATATTCTTAACAGCTCAAAAAGATTCATCAATAGATATACCTACAGAGGATGACTATTATCATACGGGTACTATATGTAAAGTAAAACAACTGGTAAAATTACCAGGAGAAGGGGTTAGAGTACTAGTTGAAGGTATATCTAGAGGAACTATAACAGAGTTTGTGCAAGACGAACCGTATATAAAAGTTGCTATAGAAGAAGCTGTTTATGATGTTGAAAGCATAAATGAAGATAAAGAGGTACAAGCAACTGTTAGAAATGTATTTGATGCTTTTGAAGAGTATATAAATATAAGTAATAGAGTTTCACCAGAAATTCTTATAAATCTAGCTGAAATGGATAATGAAAATAGATTTGTAGATACAATAGCTGCAAATATGTTCTTAAAACCAGATCAAAAACAAGCAATATTAGATGAATTTGATATTCAAGCTAGACTAGAATTAATTCTAAGAACATTATTAGAAGAAATTGAGTTATTAAAAATAGAAAAGAAAATAGCTTTAAAAGTAAAGAAAAGTATGAACAAAGTTCAAAAAGAATATTATCTTAGAGAACAGCTAAAAGCTATACAAAAAGAATTAGGAGAAGATGAAGATATAGATTCTGAAACAGATGAATATAGAAAAAAACTTCATAAGATGAAAGCTTCTAAAGAAACTAAAGAAAAGATATCAAAAGAAATAGATAAGTTCTCTAAAATTTCTCCTATGGCTCCTGATTTAGCTGTAAGTAGAACTTACTTAGATACTATATTCTCACTACCTTGGAATAAAGAAACTAAAGATAAGTTAGATATAAAAAGAGCTGAAGAAATATTAAATGAAGAACATTATGGTTTAGATAAAGTAAAAGAAAGAATAATAGAATACTTAGCAATTAGACAATTATCAAAGAGTCTAAAAGGGCCTATATTATGTTTAGTTGGACCTCCAGGTGTTGGTAAAACATCTATAGCTAAATCTATAGCAAATTCACTAGATAGAAAATTCGTTAGAATTTCTTTAGGTGGAGTTAGGGATGAAGCCGAAATAAGAGGACATAGAAGAACTTATGTAGGAGCTCTTCCAGGAAGAATAGTTAATGGATTAAAAGAAGCAAAAACTAAAAATCCTGTATTCTTATTAGATGAAATAGATAAGATGTCATCAGACTTTAAAGGAGATCCAGCAGCAGCTATGCTAGAGGTTTTAGATCCAGAGCAAAACAAAGACTTTGTGGATCACTACTTAGAAGTTCCTTTTGATTTATCTAAAATACTATTTGTTACAACTGCAAATACATTAAGTACTATACCAAGACCATTACTTGATAGAATGGAAATAATAGAGATATCAGGTTATATTGAAGAAGAAAAATTAAATATAGCTAAAAAATATTTATTACCAAAACAAATAAAAGAACATGCTTTAAAAGAAGAGTTTATAAAAATAGATGATGAAACTATGCTTGAAATAATAAGTAGCTATACAAGAGAAGCAGGAGTTAGAGGTTTAGAGAGAACTCTTGGAACAATATGTAGAAAAGCTGCTAGAAAATATGTAGAAGATGAATCTATAGAAGAGATAGTAGTAAATAAAGATAATTTAGAAGACTACTTAGGAAAACAAAAAGTAAGACATCAAGTTGCAGGTAAAGAGCCAGAGGTTGGAGTTGTTACAGGACTAGCATGGACAGCTGTTGGAGGAGAAACTTTAACAACAGAAGTAAATGTGTTAAAAGGAAAAGGTCAAATAGTTTTAACAGGAAAGCTAGGAGATGTAATGAAGGAATCTGCTCAAACTGGTATATCTTATATAAGATCTATAGCAGACAGATTTGATATAAATCCAAACTTCTATAAAGAAAATGATATACACATACATTTACCAGAAGGAGCAGTACCTAAGGATGGACCGTCTGCAGGTATAACTATGGCTCTAGGAGTTATATCAGCATTAACTAACATACCAGTTAGAAACAATGTTGCTATGACAGGAGAGATAACTTTAAGAGGTAGAGTCCTAGCTGTTGGAGGAGTTAAAGAAAAACTTCTTGCAGCACATAGAGCGGGTATAACTAAAGTTTTATTACCGCAAGAATGTGAAGCAGACTTAGATGAAATACCTCAAAAGGTAAAAGATGAAATGGAATTTGTTTTAGTAAGCCATATGGACGAAGTATTAGAACATGCATTATTAAGGAACGGTGAAAAAAATGAAAATTAG
- a CDS encoding NAD(P)/FAD-dependent oxidoreductase, with product MLRVSNIKLDINESLDNIKPMLLRKLKISEKELLNYKIYKESIDARRKGKIDFVYTVDVELKHENNILKKSKIKDVVEVKEKSYTDVQSGTEKLKNRPVVIGSGPAGLFAALVLAQRGYNPILLERGLDVDTRTEDIKKFWEDGKFNSKSNVQFGEGGAGTFSDGKLTTRIKDIRCRKVLEELVNFGAPEEILYSYKPHVGTDILKEVVKNIREEIIRLGGEVKFDAKVTKIDIENNEIKSVIVNDKETFETEAVILAIGHSARDTYKMLYEQGVKITQKPFAIGARIEHPQTLINKSQYKEFHDHPRLGAADYRLVEHTSNGRSIYTFCMCPGGTVIASASEEGQVVTNGMSEHARDQENANCAVLVNVTTEDFESDHPLAGVYFQEKYERLAFELGGKNYKAPIQLVGDFLNDRVSTELGSVRPSYKPGYEFIDLRGCLPKFVCDTMKEGLLLLDKKLNGFAMNDAVLTGVETRSSAPIRIVRDEQTLESVNVKDLYPSGEGAGYAGGIVTAAVDGIKCAEKIISKYCEN from the coding sequence ATGTTAAGAGTTTCTAATATTAAATTAGATATAAATGAAAGCTTAGATAATATAAAACCTATGTTATTAAGAAAATTAAAAATTAGTGAAAAAGAATTACTTAATTATAAGATATATAAAGAATCTATAGATGCTAGAAGAAAAGGCAAAATAGATTTTGTTTACACTGTTGATGTAGAACTTAAGCATGAAAATAACATATTAAAAAAATCAAAAATTAAAGATGTTGTAGAAGTTAAAGAAAAATCATATACAGATGTACAAAGTGGTACTGAAAAGCTAAAAAACAGACCTGTTGTAATAGGAAGTGGACCGGCTGGATTATTTGCAGCATTAGTTTTAGCTCAAAGAGGATATAATCCAATACTACTTGAAAGAGGCTTAGATGTAGATACAAGAACAGAAGATATTAAAAAGTTCTGGGAAGATGGAAAGTTTAATTCAAAATCTAATGTTCAATTTGGAGAAGGTGGAGCAGGAACATTTTCAGATGGAAAATTAACTACTAGAATAAAAGATATAAGATGCAGAAAGGTTTTAGAAGAACTTGTTAACTTTGGAGCTCCAGAAGAAATCTTGTATTCATATAAACCGCATGTTGGAACAGACATATTAAAAGAAGTAGTTAAAAATATAAGAGAAGAAATTATAAGACTAGGCGGAGAAGTTAAATTTGATGCTAAAGTTACAAAGATAGATATAGAAAATAACGAAATAAAATCTGTAATTGTAAATGATAAAGAAACTTTTGAAACAGAGGCTGTAATACTTGCAATAGGACATAGTGCTAGAGATACGTATAAGATGTTATATGAGCAAGGTGTAAAAATAACTCAAAAACCTTTTGCTATAGGAGCAAGAATAGAGCATCCTCAAACATTAATAAATAAATCTCAATATAAAGAGTTCCATGATCACCCTAGATTAGGGGCAGCAGATTATAGATTAGTTGAACATACATCAAATGGAAGAAGTATATATACTTTCTGTATGTGTCCAGGAGGGACTGTAATAGCCTCAGCATCTGAAGAAGGACAAGTTGTTACTAATGGGATGAGTGAACATGCTAGAGACCAAGAGAACGCAAATTGTGCAGTTTTAGTAAATGTTACTACAGAGGACTTTGAAAGTGACCATCCGTTAGCAGGAGTTTACTTCCAAGAAAAATATGAAAGATTAGCATTTGAACTAGGTGGTAAAAACTATAAAGCTCCAATTCAATTAGTAGGAGATTTTCTAAATGATAGAGTAAGTACTGAATTAGGATCTGTAAGACCGTCATATAAACCAGGTTATGAATTTATAGATTTAAGAGGTTGTTTACCAAAGTTTGTATGTGACACAATGAAAGAAGGACTACTTTTACTAGATAAAAAGTTAAATGGATTTGCTATGAATGATGCAGTTCTAACAGGGGTAGAAACTAGATCTTCTGCTCCTATAAGAATAGTTAGAGATGAGCAAACATTAGAATCTGTTAATGTAAAAGATTTATATCCTAGTGGTGAAGGCGCTGGATATGCAGGAGGAATAGTAACTGCAGCTGTAGATGGAATAAAGTGTGCTGAAAAAATTATTTCTAAATATTGTGAAAATTAA
- a CDS encoding GspE/PulE family protein — protein MVVAINKENIYALQDFRLATRKNIVFKLEDELKIKEAIKVYYSDCDINNDDYYQSVLNEMLCKALNFNSSDIHIEPFEDTLKIRMRIDGNLKEIYNYSKDMHMQLVTVIKLIAGLDIAEKRLPQDGRIDKKINENILDLRLSTIPTVHGEKVVIRILNRNKFLKNKSEIGFSNIAVNKIRNIVNRMSGILLITGPTGSGKTTTLYSILNDFKFMDKNIVTIEDPVEYKIEGINQTQVNTKIGLTFSKGLRSILRQDPDVIMVGEIRDKETAQIAIRAASTGHLVISTMHTNNAIESVNRLLDMGIPRYLIASTLNGIISQKLIRRVCKNCSYGETIETNISKYLKLHKDIKVKKAKGCRACNGTGYKGRVALYEIVEVDKDIRRAIMSQENIEDIYNTARLNNMITFLDSCSYLINENITTIEEIISARVILNRGEANVSI, from the coding sequence TTGGTAGTAGCTATAAACAAAGAAAATATTTATGCATTGCAAGATTTTAGATTGGCAACTAGAAAAAATATAGTTTTTAAACTAGAAGATGAATTGAAAATAAAAGAAGCTATAAAAGTATATTATTCAGATTGTGATATAAATAATGATGACTATTACCAAAGTGTATTAAATGAGATGCTATGTAAAGCGTTAAATTTTAATTCAAGTGATATACATATAGAGCCATTTGAGGATACTCTAAAAATTAGAATGAGAATAGATGGGAACTTAAAAGAAATTTATAACTACTCAAAAGATATGCATATGCAATTAGTTACAGTTATAAAATTAATTGCGGGATTAGATATAGCTGAAAAAAGATTGCCTCAAGATGGGCGTATAGATAAAAAAATTAATGAAAATATATTAGATCTTAGATTATCTACTATACCTACTGTGCATGGAGAAAAAGTAGTTATTCGAATATTAAATAGAAATAAATTTCTAAAGAATAAATCAGAAATTGGATTTTCAAATATTGCTGTAAACAAGATTAGAAATATAGTTAATAGGATGAGCGGTATATTGCTTATAACAGGGCCTACTGGAAGTGGTAAAACAACAACTTTATATTCAATATTAAATGATTTTAAATTTATGGATAAAAATATAGTAACAATAGAAGATCCAGTTGAGTACAAGATAGAAGGTATAAATCAGACTCAGGTAAATACAAAAATAGGATTAACTTTTTCAAAAGGATTAAGGTCGATATTAAGACAAGATCCAGATGTAATAATGGTAGGAGAGATAAGAGATAAAGAAACTGCTCAAATAGCTATTAGAGCTGCTTCTACAGGTCACTTAGTAATAAGTACAATGCATACTAATAATGCGATTGAGTCAGTAAATAGATTGCTAGATATGGGTATACCGAGGTATTTAATTGCATCAACATTAAACGGTATAATATCTCAAAAATTAATCAGGCGTGTATGTAAAAATTGCAGTTATGGAGAAACTATAGAAACAAATATATCTAAATATCTAAAATTACATAAGGATATAAAAGTTAAAAAGGCTAAGGGGTGTAGAGCTTGCAATGGTACTGGATATAAAGGAAGAGTAGCATTGTATGAAATAGTAGAAGTGGATAAAGATATTAGAAGAGCGATAATGAGTCAAGAGAACATAGAAGATATTTATAATACTGCTAGATTAAATAATATGATTACATTTTTAGATAGTTGCTCATATTTAATTAATGAAAACATAACAACAATAGAAGAAATTATAAGTGCTAGAGTCATATTAAATAGAGGTGAAGCAAATGTCTCTATATGA